In one Procambarus clarkii isolate CNS0578487 chromosome 29, FALCON_Pclarkii_2.0, whole genome shotgun sequence genomic region, the following are encoded:
- the LOC138349865 gene encoding uncharacterized protein: protein MKEVPLSTCERTSIVSTIQAGLRYDNREFLEVRDITLTFGKDYGCCTATIGQTRVIAQVTCEVVEPRPSRPSEGKLSISVHLSPMAAPHFEPGRGNDLVDELQLILDRNIKESRCLDLDSLCIMAEECVWHIRVDVTVLNHAGNLGDACNIASVAALRHFHRPDVTVEEDGRVTIHTLKEREPIPTFMKKVPVCLTYAFFVVDDKYYMLMDPTEKEERVMSGKLMVGLNPHGEITSLVFPGRVSLQKEQIMGCIRNAFSKAKASAEMVQKSVDEDLERRKALIKPEGFTNCLASDETYLKQRIMRKIKSKNKSEFRIPQEPVEDLQDLMEVVQVAKDPFESDEEALPTPPMKIKKHITETTTSKAMDVSSDSEEEEVTGKLTSKDLQ from the exons ATGAAAGAGGTTCCATTAAGTACTTGCGAgagaacatcaatagtgtccaccaTTCAGGCTGGGCTTCGATATGACAACCGAGAGTTTCTCGAAGTTCGGGACATAACGCTTACTTTTGGCAAGGATTATGGATGCTGCACTGCCACCATTGGACAGACTAGAGTGATAGCTCAG GTAACTTGTGAAGTGGTTGAGCCAAGGCCATCTCGACCGAGTGAAGGCAAATTATCAATTTCTGTTCACTTATCACCCATGGCTGCACCCCATTTTGAACCTGGAAGAGGAAATGATCTTGTTGACGAGTTGCAGTTAATCCTGGATAGAAATATCAAAGAGTCACGGTGTCTTGATCTTGACTCCCTGTGTATCATGGCAGAGGAGTGTGTCTGGCATATTCGAGTGGATGTCACG GTTCTGAATCATGCAGGTAACCTAGGCGATGCGTGTAATATAGCTTCTGTTGCGGCTCTACGCCATTTTCATCGTCCTGATGTAACAGTAGAAGAAGACGGGCGTGTCACCATTCACACTCTGAAGGAGCGTGAACCTATTCCCACATTCATGAAGAAAGTGCCTGTTTGCCTCACATATGCATTTTTTGTAGTTGATGATAAGTATTATATGCTTATGGATCCCACTGAAAAAGAAGAAAGG GTGATGTCTGGGAAGTTAATGGTTGGCTTAAATCCTCATGGAGAGATAACCTCACTAGTATTTCCAGGCAGAGTGTCACTACAGAAAGAACAAATTATGGGTTGCATTCGTAATGCATTTTCTAAAGCTAAAGCTTCAGCTGAAATGGTACAAAAATCAGTAGATGAAGACTTAGAAAGGAGGAAAGCACTGATCAAACCAGAGGGCTTTACCAATTGCCTTGCATCTGATGAAACCTACTTAAAGCAGAGAATCATGAgaaaaataaaaagtaaaaacAAATCAGAATTTAGAATTCCACAGGAACCTGTAGAAGACCTCCAGGATCTGATGGAAGTAGTGCAAGTTGCAAAAGATCCATTTGAGTCAGATGAAGAAGCCTTACCGACACCACCTATGAAAATAAAGAAGCACATTACAGAGACAACAACGAGCAAAGCCATGGATGTGTCCAGTGACAGTGAAGAGGAAGAAGTGACAGGAAAATTGACTTCGAAAGATTTGCAATAA